ATGCGTGAAGCCGCCGATATGGTCGAGCGTCCAGCTTGCCGGGATCACCCCAGCCTTGCTGACGCGCCCGAATGTTCCCTTGAGGACAGTGAGTCCGTTGTAGGCAGCCGGTCGCGACAGCGACCCCGCCGTCTGGGAGCCGAGGGCGAACATGGCCATCGAGGCAGCGACACTGGCTGCCGAGCCACTGCTGGAACCGCCGGGTGTGTGTGCGTAATTCCATGGATTTGCGGTCTTGGGCGGACCGCCCATGTGTGCGAATTCAGTCGTCGTCGTCTTGCCGAGCATGACGGCGCCCTGCTCTTCCAGCCTGTCGATGACGGTCGCGTTCTTGTCAGGCTGGAAGCCCGCGAGAACACGTGATCCGGCCTCGGTCGGAAGTTGCCGCGTGTGGATGATGTCCTTCGCGCCAAACGGAATGCCAAACAGCGGCGGGATCGCCGCCATGGTGCCGAGTCTGGCGTCGAGTGCCTTGGCCCGGTCCCGCGCCGCCTCAAGTCCGAGGTGTGCCCACGCCCTGATCGTGGGTTCGCGCTCGGCGATGCGTCGGACGTGTTCTTCGACGAGTTCGCTTGGCGAGATCGCTCCGTCATTGAGAAGCCGATGTGCCTCGGCAATCGAGTCGAGGTTTTCGTGGCTGCGCAGCATCATTGTTCTCCTGAGACGGACGGGACGTAGAAGCGGGGTCCGAAGGAAGGGACGACCGTCATATCGACAGCTGTCTGCCTGACACGGACGACTTGAGGCGGACAGGGACCGTAGAGGTCGTCCCGCAGGAACTTCCGCAGCGGAAGGCGGTACTGAGTGCGTTCGATCATCTCGGGATCTACCGTCAGCGCGACCGCACGCCATGGCGCAGCGTCGAGCATGGCGACCACCTCGCCAGTCGGGTCGCAGCCACAGCTCTTGCCGAAGTAGTCCAGGCTCTGGTCGCTTGCGGGTGTCTCGTGGCCAGCGCGATTCACGCCGAGGACGTAGATGCCGTTCTCCATCGCACGCGCGGCACATTCCTGGACCCAGCGCTCGCCCCGCTCGGCGCCCGAGGACGCCGCAGGAATCACGATCAGTTCGGCACCCTGGCGGGCCAGGGTGCGCGCCGCTTCGGGGAAGGAGCGGTCGAAGCAGATCAGCACGCCAACGCAGACGCCTCGAACCTCGAACACCGGTAGGGCATCACCGGGCGCGAAGTAATAGGCTTCGTCGGTCGTCAGCGTTTCGAGATGGAGGGTCGGGACATGGGTCTTTCGATAAACCCCTCGGCACGCCCCTTGCGGATCGATCAACACCGCGCTGTTGTAGTAGCGGACGAGGTTGTCGGGTGAGACCCATTTCTCGAAGAGCGTCACCAGGACGAAGACTCCCCTGGCCTTCGCACGCGCGGCGAATCGCTTTACCGTCTCGCCATCCAGGGTTTCCGCGTGTGCGAAGGCCGTTTGGTCCCGGGTCTGGCAGAAGTACGGGGTGGCCATCAGTTCTGGAAAGACGACCAGGT
This genomic window from Thauera humireducens contains:
- a CDS encoding carbon-nitrogen hydrolase family protein, encoding MSLRVLGLQCGPCLPGETLGDRLATLERAFDEALLERPDTDLVVFPELMATPYFCQTRDQTAFAHAETLDGETVKRFAARAKARGVFVLVTLFEKWVSPDNLVRYYNSAVLIDPQGACRGVYRKTHVPTLHLETLTTDEAYYFAPGDALPVFEVRGVCVGVLICFDRSFPEAARTLARQGAELIVIPAASSGAERGERWVQECAARAMENGIYVLGVNRAGHETPASDQSLDYFGKSCGCDPTGEVVAMLDAAPWRAVALTVDPEMIERTQYRLPLRKFLRDDLYGPCPPQVVRVRQTAVDMTVVPSFGPRFYVPSVSGEQ